From Proteus vulgaris:
TGATATCTTGTAAAATGGCAATTGCTGTTAAGCGTACTGTTTTATTGCTATGGCTACATGCTTGAGCAACGGTATCAAGCCAACTGGGATCAAAATATTCACATTCAAATACACTCAATGGTTCATCATGCTGAGCATAAATATTACCTCGAATGCGTCCTGATTTATCTCTGACTCTTTTGCATAAGCTTAGCCAACCAGTTAATCGTAACATCAACAAGGCTCTACTGATTGTCTCTCGGGATGCTTTATCAGAATGGGGCAATGCTAGTTGGCTTTGTAACTCGTCATAGGTTGGAAAAATAGCGCCCTCATTCTGTTGAGCATAAAGTCTGATCATGACCCAAGCCATTTTATCTAATGGCGATAATCGGCTATCTAAAAATAGCCGACGAGGAATAGCATCATGTACATTACCTAAAAACAGCAATCCACTTTGCTCATTACTCATATCACCAGATTGCGCCTTTTGCTCAATCCGATCCTGCATCTTTGTTAGTGTTTGTTGAATAATATTATCGACCGGCATAGTTGCCATTAAATAGCACTCCACTCTTTAGTTAATGACCATACGACCGCAAGTGGAATTTTTTGTTGCTCAGCAATATCCATCATCACTTCTAAAGCCTCTAATGAATCAATATTCTGGATTTGTGCTATTTTCCATTGTTGCCAGATCAATAATTCTTGTTCTTCCGTTGGATTAATATTGCGCCCTTGTTTGGCCACAATACCTACCAATCGACGTCGAGAACTTACCTCAATCGCAGTAAGCCCAAAAAAGTGCTGCATTAACTCAATAGAACCCTGTAATGCTAATGCTCGATTCATATACTTGATCCGTTTTTGCTCTTGCTGAGCTTGTTTCAACATCATGTTAAAATTGCAATGATTGATATTTAACGTCAGAAATGGCACAGGAGTATTCACAAGATAATAGAGATCTTCTACCGTCAATTTATCGAGCGCTTGGATCTCATCCAGTGTTAATCCCATTGATTCAATGTGACGAATTTTTCCTGCTTTTAGTTTCATCACAATTTCCGTTAATAGTGCATTCATTGTGTTATTCCTCCATAAATCATCACAATATTGATCGCCCAAACAACAAAACATAACAACACAATCAGCCTTGATACTATTGGTTGGTTCATTCATTTATCTCAGCAGAATTTTTTCGTTGTAATTCGCGTAATCGTCGAATAATCCTAATTAATCGCAGAAATTTCATCGTGTAAGCATCATCAAACAACGGCTCATCAAGTAAATTCTCATTTCCTATTAATGCGTCCATAAATGGCACTAAAGTTGTGTTCGATTCATCGCCACTTAAAGCGACAAAAAGTCCATTTTTGGCATTGTGTGAAAGCGAAAAACCGGCACTTAAGGCTGACTTATTTTCTTGAATAGTCGATTCAACACCCATCACTTCAGCAAGCTCAAACGCTAAACGAAAGGCAATATCTTGAAGATGCTCAATATCATCGTGTAATGCAGAGATATGCCAGATATCTGTGACAGACTCTAATTCGTTTACAGTAGGCATAGCTTGAGATTGAGGCTCTTGTTTTATCTCTCGCTTTTTTGTTCTCGATTTTTCAGGTTGCTTAATAGGCTGGTTTTCTTGGTGATAATCATCTCTAATTGACGTAGTGATAATCTCTGAAGAAGAGCTTTGAGTTTTAGATGATAACTCGATCAACCAATTCTCATAAGTAATAGAAGGATCAGGAATAACCTCTAATAATGAGTTAATCAAATCATCTTTTAGAAGTTCTATTGAGTAATATTCAGCATTATCAAAAGAGTGGCAAACTTGCCCAAAAACATCATTAAAGCTTTGCTCTGGTGATATTTTTGTTTTTTGAGTAAAGGTTTTCCATGCTTTTTCAGCCAATGTCCGTAATGCTATTAACTGCGTAATTTGAGGCCTTCCCATCCCTGAGTTCAGTAAATTGGGGATCCAAGGATAAAGATATTCAATTGTTGCAAACATTCGACTGATATTGGAGTGATGAACAGGATATCCCGTATTTTTGAGAAGTTCGGATAGCTCTCGCTGACTTACTTCACGACCTAGCTGTTCTTCATAAATTGTGTGCGTATTCTTTATGCCAAATGCTTTATCAATAAAAGATAACTCTCCACGCATATCATTTTCAGCAAGGTGTCCAATCATACATTGCAATCGACCCTGCCACGGTTTCACAATACATTGAAGTGAATGAAAACGTTCATCCCCTGTTTCAGCATAGAGTTCTGTTAAAATGGCATAACGTGTATTGCCCCCATCACTAAAAATATAAATATCGTCGGTACAATCAGGATCTTTGGTGACTTTAGGAACAGAATCTAAACCACGAGCACGAATTGAGGCTTTAATATCATCATATTTAGGATTACGTGAAGTGCGTGGATTATCTGGATTAGGACGAAGTTGCTCTAAGGTCAACACCATCGGTATTTCACTTATCGTTAATACACTTTTTGATGCCAACTGTTTAGGTGATCTACCTCGTTGAAGCATTTTTTCATCTAAAGAAATTACTCTTTCAGCTTGCATAATGCCCACTCAATCTATCTTCAAACCGTGTGATATTTGCCTGATATTGCACTTTTACCGTACCGATAGGGCCATTACGTTGCTTCCCTAAAATAATTTCAGCGATCCCTTTTTCTGTGCTATCAGGGTGATAAATTTCATCTCGATAAATAAACATGATCAAATCAGCATCTTGCTCTAATGCGCCTGAATCCCGTAAATCACCATTGTTAGGGCGTTTATCTACTCGACTTTCTAATGAGCGATTAAGTTGAGAAAGGGCAACAACAGGACATCCCATTTCTTTGGCTAATGCTTTAAGGGAACGAGAAATTTCAGCGATTTCTTGAGTGCGGTTTTCTTGATTTGGGCATCGCATAAGCTGTAAATAATCAATTAAAATAAGTGAGGGATAACCGTATTTTCGAATATTTTTTCTAACTCTAGAGCGCAATATTGTTGGTGTCATATAACTTGAATCATCAATAATTAATCGCCCTTTCCATTCATCAAGCAATACATTCATTGCGTTGCTGGTTCTTGCCCAATCTTCATCTTGCATATTGCCGTTACGCAAATGCTGTAAAGGTATTCGCCCTAACATGGATGTAAAGCGCATTAATAACTGCGTGGTTGGCATTTCTAAACTATAAATTTGTACAGTTTTATCAACACATTCATTCAATGCACTTTCACAGAAAGTAAGACCTAATGCAGTTTTCCCCATTGATGGACGACCAGCCAATAAAATTAGATCGCTAGGCTGGAAACCACAGGTCATATCATTTAATTCTTCAAATCCCGTAGGTGTTCCCGTAATCAGGTTTTCATTGCTACAACGTTGCTCTAGTTCATTGAGAAAGGTTTCAATTGATGAAGGGAGATCCACATTGCCATCTAAATGTTGTTGCTCAGTGATATTAAAAATACGTTTTTCTGCTTGTTCTAACAGTCCAGATAAATCACTACTCACATCACTCGCTTGAGTGACAAGTTCATATCCTAATGCCAGCAATTGACGCTTTTGACTGTAATTGGCGACATGTTCTGCATACGCCACAATGTTGGCTGAGCTAGGTGTATTTTTAGAAAGTTCCGCAAGGTAACCAAAACCGCCACACTGATTTAGAATAGATTGCTGTTCCATTGATTCAGTTAATGTAATCAAATCAACGGGCTTATTTTGTTGAAATAATGACTGTATTGCAGAGAAAATCATTTTATGAGGCCGAGAGTAAAAATAGTCCGCAGAAATGATCGATGAAATATCATCCCAACGTTCATTATCAAGAATGAGTCCACCTAATATAGCTTGCTCGGCATGAATAGAATGAGGAGGTAATTTCTGTTTTTGATTACTCATTATTATCTCCCATTTCATTGAATATATGTGATGAATTAAATAAATCATCACCTCGACACAGGGAGTTCAGCATCTTCAGTATTACACAATAAAATTTCACAGTGCATTCCCCTTTGGTTGATGCTTTAAAACCAAATCGAAACGCGCTTCCCATTGAGGGAATAATTCACAAGCTAAGTTATGCATTGTTTGTGCAGCAGGTAAACTTTTGCGATCTGTTTGATACTCTAGACGATGTGCCGGCTGTCCTTTGCTATGACCTAATTTGTAAATATCGAGATCATAAACTTGGGTTTGCAGTAATGAGATAGGTGGGATTTTTTCTTGACTGTATGAGCTGTTATGAATAATTTCAGTTAGTGCTTTAAGGACTTTTCTTGCTAAGACTGTATAATCCATACAATTAATCAGAATTTTTATCGGTGGCAATTCAATACCAAAACCTTGATACGGTAACAGTTCTTCCATTAGTGTTACCGTTCCCCGCAAAAACTCTCGAACATCGGGTAATACAGGCTTAACCATCGCAACAGCAATATGGTTAGTTGCGAGTAGTATCAATTCCAACATAATAGAACGAGCACCTTGTGAGTCGATGATAATCACATCATAAGCAGTAAAAAGTGGGTGTTGTAATAGATTACGCAGACGAATTCGACCATCAGGAGCATGCATCATGGCCGTTTTTAATTGTTCATGAGGATCATTAGAGATAATAAGGTCGAGATTACGAATACAAGTGTGAGAAATTAATCGCTCTGGATGATTAAGATCTACTGTTTGCATTAGTAACTCATAGAGACCACTAGGAGCCTCATAAAGTAAGGAGTAATAACTAGAAGCTTTTGGCTGTGCATAATCCGCGTCGATAAGTAGTGTTTTTAACCCTGCATCAGCACATATTCCTGCAAGATTCGCAGAATGAGTAGATTTACCTTCTCCACCTTTTGTAGAAATAACTGAAATTACATGCATATAAGTCACCTGATAAAGTATTATCAGTGACAGATGCCAAATATATTTTTCTCATAACTGATTGAAAATCCCCGTGTCCTTGGTTCGATTCCGAGTTCGGGCACCATCTTTAGAAAAACCAGCCTTAGGGCTGGTTTTTTGCTTTCATAGACTAAACTAATTGTTATTCTTACTAAATATCACTTCTCTTTTCTACCTACCTCATTCCTATCTATTAGAAAGTAGATCAAAATAAATACAACACTATTAGTAATATGCTAGTTCAGATATATTTGTATCATATGAGGATCAGGAAGATAGATTATGAAAAATGGAATTGAAGGCTTAATGTTAAAAAAATGGCATTTTTAATTGCCATCGCTATCGTTCTTTTCTCTTCCACACCAATATTAAGATATAAATCTTTGTATTTATAAAAAACACAAAGGAAAATAATTAGCTACCATTATTATCTCTTAAATATCATAGGTTGAACACGTTGAGTGTTTATTAATCACCTCATTAAAAGAGTGAAATACGACTGACTCATCGATAACTAAAAGCATAATTGAAAACGATAGAGCAACTCCTACATAAACCAAACATCTAAGTATTTTCTTATATCCTAATAATTCAAATATTCCTTCATACTCTTTTCTTACAAAGCCTTTATAATTTGGAACATGATAAAAATAGAACTACCTCATCGGTATAACTTCAAGGATCAACAAAAATGGAATTTCCCAAAGACCGAATTTATCACTCCTTTATTTGCGTACTTGCCTTTATAGGTTATTTTTTCTCATCTTTTAGTCTATTACTGACTCCCTCTCCTGTTGCACTATTTCAATCACCTTATATCATCTCATTGATCAGTTTTTTTATTTATCTCCCCTACTGTCTAATTATTTGGTTTGCCTATCAAAAACATATTAAATTAATGCCGTTAGGTCGCCTTCAATGGAGTACACTAAAAGCCCCCTTTTTGGCCTTAGTGGGATTATATTTTATTAGTCTATTTTTAGGCTCTGAAGATGATTCATGGGTTACAGAAATTGAATCCATTACAGGTTTTGCCTTCTTCTTATTTGCACTCTCAGTTATTTTTATTGCTCCAATTACTGAAGAAGTCATTTTTAGAGGTTTTCTACTAAATGCGGGTATGTGGTATGGCAATATCGGAAAATGGATTGCCATTATTATCTCTTCACTTTTATTTGCCGCTATGCATACTCAATATGAGTCAATGACTACGTTTATCCTTATTTTTGTTGTGGGTGTTGTGTTTTGCCAAATCAGAATAGGAACTCGTTCATTAATCGCACCGATAGTACTGCATGGAATGCACAACACTATTAGTGTCATTTTTTTAATGTTATAGAGTTTTTATTTAATAAATTTCTATTTTTTATAACAAAACACTTATTCAGTTAATAAGAAATGATATGTAATAGATAAAAATATTTTTATTATTACTTTAGAGAATGATCTGATTTTATACGCAATAATACCGAATATTATTCATCATTATCTAAATAAGTTATATTAACTTCCATAAAAAAATAAAATGAAAAAATAAATATAGAATGTGATTATAACTACATGCTTTTTCAGCGTATTAAAGTATGATAAGAGATATTAATATGACAAGGATATTACCTTCTTCTTAAATTAAGAGAACTCTTTATGAATTTGTTTTTCCAAAATAGCCTAGCTTTTCCTAGCATTATTTTTAGTGCATTACTTATTATTATCTCTTTTTATTGGCTTTGTGCTGCTTTTGGATTATTAGATATTGATTTATTTAATATTGATAGTGAATTGGATGTTGATGCAACAGGTTTCGCAGGTTGGTTAACAAAATTAGGATTAGCCGGTATCCCAGTTACGATTATTGTAACCTTTTTTACCCTTATTGCCTGGTTTATCAGTTACTTTACTAACTATTGGATTATCAGCGCTATTGAAACCAATTTTATTCATTATTTAGTTGGCTTTGTTGCTTTAATCATTATCTCTTTTATTTCTCTTAATCTTACTGCGGTATGTTTAAAACCTATTCGCAAAAAACTCATGTCGCGTAATAAGCCTAAATCAGTACACCAATTAATAGGTAAATTAGCCATAGTACGATCAGCGAATGTAGCGGAAAACAAAGGTGAAGCCGTTTTAGAGGATGGAGGTGCAGGTTTAATTTTACAAGTTAGAGCACCAGAACAAGAAAATATTAAACGAGGAGACAACGTTATTATTATTAGCTATGACGCGTCTACTCACAGTTATCAAGTCGTAACGGAAGATGAATTTCATCGCTGATATTCGCATTCGATGAAATGCAATTAAGTTAACAGACAAATACGATTAAAAAATGACGGCATCGTCTGAACCTATGGAGAAAAAAGTATGGATTTGGCTTTCGTTATGCCTTTCTTAACTATTGTTGGCTTCGCAATTCTAATTATTTTAGGGTTATTTGGATTATTTAAAGCTTTTTATATTAAAGTGCCACAGGGTACAGCCTTAATTGTCAACGACATGAGCTCACAACCTAAAGTCCATTTTACAGGTGCTTTAGTTTATCCTGTTATCTACAAAAAAGAGTTTATGCGTATTTCTCTTTTAACGTTAGAGGTTGATCGTCGTGGTAAAGATGGTTTGATTTGCCAAGATAACTTACGTGCTGATATTACCGTTGCATTTTATTTACGTGTAAATGAAACCACTGAAGACGTATTAAAAGTCGCAAAAGCCATTGGTGTTGATAGAGCATCAGATCACCAAGCAGTCAGTACCCTATTTAGTGCTAAATTCTCAGAAGCATTAAAAACAGTAGGTAAACAGTTTGAACTGTCTAAACTTTTTGAAGATAGACAAAATTTCCGTGATCGCATTGTTGATGTCATCGGTAAAGATCTTAATGGTTATGCATTAGAAGACGTTGCTATCGACTATTTAGAACAAACCCCGAAATCAGCACTTGATCCTAATAATATTTTTGACTCTGAAGGTATCCGTAAAATCACGGAAATTACCGCCATTCATAATATTGAAACCAACCAAAAAGAGCGCGACCAAGAACTTGCTATTCAAAAGAAAAACGTGGAAACCCGAGAAGCAAGTCTGGCCTTAGAACGCCAACAAGCCGATGCAGAAGCACGCCAAAAACGTGAAATCGATAATATTCGTGCTCGTGAAACATCTGAAACCTTGCGTGTACAAGAAGAAGAGCGCTTAAAAGCAGAACAAGCCCGTATTCAAACGCAGCAAGAAATTGAAATTCGTGAAGAAAACCGCATGCGTGAAGTGGAAGTTGCACAACAAAATCGTACTCGTGCAGTCACCATTGAACAAGAGCGAGTTAATCGTGCTCGTGAATTAGAAATTGTTGCTCGCGAACGCGAAGTTGAGTTGCAACGGATTGAGAAAGAAAAAGCGTTAGAAGAAGAACGTAAAAACATCTCAAATGTTATCCGCGAACGCGTGGTTGTAGAAAAAACGGTAGCACAAGAAGAAGAGCGCATTAAAGAAGTCCGTGAAATATCTGAAGCGGATCGTATGAAACAAGTCACAATCATTAATGCACAAGCTGAAGCAGAAGAATCATTAGTGCGCCAAGTGAAAAAAGCAGAAGCAGATGAAGCCAGTGCAAAGCATAAAGCGGAAGAAATCAGTACGATGGCAAAAGCAGAACTCGAAGCCTCTGTTAAACAAGCAGAAGCCAAGAAACGCTTAGCAGAAGGTATTGAAGCAGAGCATGCTGCATTAGGTCTTGCCGAAGCACGAGTGCGTCAAGCCACAGCCGAGGCTGAAGAGAAAGAAGGTCTTGTACTGGCAAACATCACTGCTGAAAAACTATTAGCTGAAGCACGAGGCATGAAAGAAAAAGGCTTAACGGAAGCGCAAGTGATGGAGGCAAAAGCACAAGCCCAGCAACAACAAGGTCTTGCTGAAGCCAAGATTTTAGAAGAAAAACTTACTGCACAAGCGCGTGGTGAAGAACAACAAGCCAATGCAAAAGAGAAATTAGGTCTTGCTGATGCGAAAATTCTTGAAGAGAAACTCGCAGCACAAGCGCGTGGTGAAGGCCAATTAGGATCAGCACAAGCTGAAGTTATTCGCCAACGCTTGAAAGCAGAAGCCGATGGTTTAACAGATAAATTCAAATCTATGGATCACCTTAGCGATACGGCTCGTTCACATGAAGAGTTCCGTATGCAACTTGAAAAACAATTTGAACAGGCTATGGCGTCTATCGAAGCCAACAAAGAAATTGCACGCGAACAAGCCGATGTATTGGCCGCTGCACTGAGCAAAACCAATATTGAAATTGTAGGCGGTGATGGCAGCTTCTTTAACACCTTCTCTAAAGCATTAAGCTTAGGTAAAGCGGTAGATGGTTTTATGGATAAAAGCAGTTTTGCCAAAGAGAACGTTGAAAAACTGATTAACCGTACTCAACAAGATAAAAAGCTCGATATCGCTTCTTTATTAAAAAATCCTGAAGTTCAAGATTTAATTAATGGATTTATGGCAACAAAAGGTGCCAGTCAGCTGATTAAAGATGTGACAACTAAATCAGACTCCTCTAAAGAAGAATAATGCTATTTAGGAGGCGAAAGGCATAGAGACATCTCTATGTCTTTTATCTTGTTTTTATCGTTTAAGCCAAGGAAATCCGTTATACCATGTCTGAAATTCTGGATACGAATCGCGAGCAGGAAATACTCGATAGCGCCGTTGCACAAGGTGGCGCGTATGAAATCTTACGCAAACGCCTCACTGAGCAAGGCCAACAACTTCATCAAAAAGCCACTGAGTTAAATCAACATCGCTTAGATGAATTTGGTCAAAGCCAAATGGATATTATTGGCCGTATCCGTATTCGTACTGAAAATAACTGCCAAGCCAGAGATATTGTTCGTGTTGGTGAATGGCTACTGTTTGGTTATAACGTTTTCCTTGGATTAAAACGTGAAATTCATCTTGAAGATGTCTTTTCACTTTATTGTTTAACTGAAAGCGAGGGAGAGTTTGACGTTGAGGCAGTCCCTTATGAAGAGACTTTTTTAAACGATAATCGTTTTATTCAGGATTTTACTGAGCTTTATACTTATTACAAAAATACGCAATTACTACAACTTGTTGAGCGTGATGGGAAACTGCTTGCCAGTTTTCAAATTGGTGCGCGAATTACTGATGTGCGTGTTTTCCGCTGGGCTATCTCAAGTGATAAAAAGCGTATCGACTATATTGATAATCGTGGTGAACGCGATATTGCCCTCCCTCCTGCTTACGATTTCGAATGGACAAAAACCCAACGTGAAGATACGGTTAATGGCCGTTTTCCCCATATCAATATTCTTGATACCGTTTTTGTCGAAACGACTGGTGGTGATCTAACCGTTAAATGTGAAAATAATACCGAAGATGGTTTAGGGATTTATCGTGAAGCCGTCTTAGATAAAAACCAATCTCTCGATGATGCACAAATTGAATATGCTCAAACAGGCAGTTTAATTCTGTTAAAAATCTTACCGTATCGCGAAGAAAACTGGCGTTATTTGGTCTACAACATTTTGACGCAAACTGTACAACGCATTGATGCAATTGGACAAGCTTGTGTTCAATTACCTGAAGATCACGGCATTATTTTCCCGGGTGGCTATTACCTGCAAAATGGCGAATATAAAACCTTTGATCAACCAATGGAAGGAATGTATTTCCGCCGTCTACGCCGTTCGCCTAATGGCGAAGATGTGTTATATGTTTTCTACTCTCCTTCACAAGGTCGCCTTGCGCTTTTCAATTACAATATGATTGAGCGTAAACTTGCTGTGCCGTTAGTTGGTCATGGCTATGCGATGCTTGAAGATGGGAAAATGGTGCTGTTTGAAGGTGAAGGCGAAGAAGCCACGCGTGTTCATCCTATGCAAGTTTGGCAAACTCCCTTCTATTCTGAAGAATTTGCCGATAAACAACCGCCTCGTAATGGTTTTTATGGCCGTATTGGTAATGCTGATTTAGTACGAGGTATTTCTGAAATTTTGCATGTTGCAAAAGAAATTGAAGGTAATCAAATCTCTATTGCTCGTTATGAGCAACTCAGCTTACAACCTAAAAACTTATTAGATCTCTATTATTGGTTTAATGATGAACACTGTTTAGGAATTGGTAAATTATTAAAAGATATCGCTCAAACCAGTGAATTAGTACTTGATGAATATGAAAAAGTGGAAAGTATTCGTCAACAATCTGCGAAATCAATGCTTGAAGCGGTTAATCGCCAAAAATCACTACTGGCCTTAACACTCCCCGATAGTTGGACTGATATTCAACAATTTGTTGATAGCTTGAATTTATTAAATGCCCATCGAGGGCATCTGATTTCATTGCGTGAATTCCGTTATATGGATTTAACCAAGCTTAGCGCCATGGAAACAGAAATTACCGAAACACAGCAGCGTGTTTCACAAGCAACCGCACTTTTCCTTGCCAGTGATAAAGCATTACAACCATTCAAAGCTCAACTTGTTACCTTTGAAAACCTCATTGAAAAAGCCCAGAACAGCGCACAACTAGATGCACCAATGAATGACATGGAAAAAATGTCTGCTGATTTGGATATGCTTTCTAACTTAATGGCATCTTTGACGTTCCAAGACGTTACCCAACAAACGCATATTATTGATGCAATCTCACAAATCTATGCTCAGCTCAATCAATCTCGCGCTCGACTACAACAAAAACGCAAATCACAAAGTAGCGTCGAAAGCGTGGCACAATTTGGTGCTCAATTTCGCTTATTTAGCCAAGGGATCACCAATGCTTTATCCCTTGCAACCGATCCTGAACGTTGTGACGATCAGCTTTCGCGTCTTTTAGTTCAATTAGAAGAGCTAGAAAGTCAGTTTAGCCATCATGATGAATTTCTTGATGATATTATGGCTAAACGTGAAGAGTTAGTAGAAACTTTTGAGTCACACAAACAAGTGTTGCTTGATGATCGCCAACGTCGCTCACAAAGCCTATTAACCGCAGCCAATCGCTTACTGGAAAATCTGCAACGTCGAACATCTCGATTACAGTCACAAGATGAGTTAAATGCCTTTTTCGCATCAGATCCTTTATCACTAAAAACACGAGAGATCATTGAAAAATTAAGAGAAATCAATGATAACGTCAAAGCTGATGATATTGATGCACGCTTAAAATCCTCTCGCGACCAGGCTATTCGTATTCTGCGGGATAAAACTGATATTTTTGAAGACGGTGGCAATGTTATTAAATTAGGGCCTCGCCATCGCTTTAGCGTTAATACGCAAGAACTTGATCTCACTATCTTACCTAAAGAAGATAAGCTTTGGTTATATCTGACAGGAACGGATTACCAAGAACCGATTGAAAATACAGAACTTGCTCAATTACAGCCTTATTGGA
This genomic window contains:
- a CDS encoding OB-fold-containig protein; translated protein: MNLFFQNSLAFPSIIFSALLIIISFYWLCAAFGLLDIDLFNIDSELDVDATGFAGWLTKLGLAGIPVTIIVTFFTLIAWFISYFTNYWIISAIETNFIHYLVGFVALIIISFISLNLTAVCLKPIRKKLMSRNKPKSVHQLIGKLAIVRSANVAENKGEAVLEDGGAGLILQVRAPEQENIKRGDNVIIISYDASTHSYQVVTEDEFHR
- a CDS encoding ParB family protein; this encodes MQAERVISLDEKMLQRGRSPKQLASKSVLTISEIPMVLTLEQLRPNPDNPRTSRNPKYDDIKASIRARGLDSVPKVTKDPDCTDDIYIFSDGGNTRYAILTELYAETGDERFHSLQCIVKPWQGRLQCMIGHLAENDMRGELSFIDKAFGIKNTHTIYEEQLGREVSQRELSELLKNTGYPVHHSNISRMFATIEYLYPWIPNLLNSGMGRPQITQLIALRTLAEKAWKTFTQKTKISPEQSFNDVFGQVCHSFDNAEYYSIELLKDDLINSLLEVIPDPSITYENWLIELSSKTQSSSSEIITTSIRDDYHQENQPIKQPEKSRTKKREIKQEPQSQAMPTVNELESVTDIWHISALHDDIEHLQDIAFRLAFELAEVMGVESTIQENKSALSAGFSLSHNAKNGLFVALSGDESNTTLVPFMDALIGNENLLDEPLFDDAYTMKFLRLIRIIRRLRELQRKNSAEINE
- a CDS encoding DUF2857 domain-containing protein, giving the protein MNALLTEIVMKLKAGKIRHIESMGLTLDEIQALDKLTVEDLYYLVNTPVPFLTLNINHCNFNMMLKQAQQEQKRIKYMNRALALQGSIELMQHFFGLTAIEVSSRRRLVGIVAKQGRNINPTEEQELLIWQQWKIAQIQNIDSLEALEVMMDIAEQQKIPLAVVWSLTKEWSAI
- a CDS encoding flotillin family protein, producing the protein MDLAFVMPFLTIVGFAILIILGLFGLFKAFYIKVPQGTALIVNDMSSQPKVHFTGALVYPVIYKKEFMRISLLTLEVDRRGKDGLICQDNLRADITVAFYLRVNETTEDVLKVAKAIGVDRASDHQAVSTLFSAKFSEALKTVGKQFELSKLFEDRQNFRDRIVDVIGKDLNGYALEDVAIDYLEQTPKSALDPNNIFDSEGIRKITEITAIHNIETNQKERDQELAIQKKNVETREASLALERQQADAEARQKREIDNIRARETSETLRVQEEERLKAEQARIQTQQEIEIREENRMREVEVAQQNRTRAVTIEQERVNRARELEIVAREREVELQRIEKEKALEEERKNISNVIRERVVVEKTVAQEEERIKEVREISEADRMKQVTIINAQAEAEESLVRQVKKAEADEASAKHKAEEISTMAKAELEASVKQAEAKKRLAEGIEAEHAALGLAEARVRQATAEAEEKEGLVLANITAEKLLAEARGMKEKGLTEAQVMEAKAQAQQQQGLAEAKILEEKLTAQARGEEQQANAKEKLGLADAKILEEKLAAQARGEGQLGSAQAEVIRQRLKAEADGLTDKFKSMDHLSDTARSHEEFRMQLEKQFEQAMASIEANKEIAREQADVLAAALSKTNIEIVGGDGSFFNTFSKALSLGKAVDGFMDKSSFAKENVEKLINRTQQDKKLDIASLLKNPEVQDLINGFMATKGASQLIKDVTTKSDSSKEE
- a CDS encoding CPBP family intramembrane glutamic endopeptidase, with product MEFPKDRIYHSFICVLAFIGYFFSSFSLLLTPSPVALFQSPYIISLISFFIYLPYCLIIWFAYQKHIKLMPLGRLQWSTLKAPFLALVGLYFISLFLGSEDDSWVTEIESITGFAFFLFALSVIFIAPITEEVIFRGFLLNAGMWYGNIGKWIAIIISSLLFAAMHTQYESMTTFILIFVVGVVFCQIRIGTRSLIAPIVLHGMHNTISVIFLML
- a CDS encoding ParA family protein, whose protein sequence is MHVISVISTKGGEGKSTHSANLAGICADAGLKTLLIDADYAQPKASSYYSLLYEAPSGLYELLMQTVDLNHPERLISHTCIRNLDLIISNDPHEQLKTAMMHAPDGRIRLRNLLQHPLFTAYDVIIIDSQGARSIMLELILLATNHIAVAMVKPVLPDVREFLRGTVTLMEELLPYQGFGIELPPIKILINCMDYTVLARKVLKALTEIIHNSSYSQEKIPPISLLQTQVYDLDIYKLGHSKGQPAHRLEYQTDRKSLPAAQTMHNLACELFPQWEARFDLVLKHQPKGNAL
- the dnaB-PI gene encoding SPI-7-type island replicative DNA helicase — its product is MSNQKQKLPPHSIHAEQAILGGLILDNERWDDISSIISADYFYSRPHKMIFSAIQSLFQQNKPVDLITLTESMEQQSILNQCGGFGYLAELSKNTPSSANIVAYAEHVANYSQKRQLLALGYELVTQASDVSSDLSGLLEQAEKRIFNITEQQHLDGNVDLPSSIETFLNELEQRCSNENLITGTPTGFEELNDMTCGFQPSDLILLAGRPSMGKTALGLTFCESALNECVDKTVQIYSLEMPTTQLLMRFTSMLGRIPLQHLRNGNMQDEDWARTSNAMNVLLDEWKGRLIIDDSSYMTPTILRSRVRKNIRKYGYPSLILIDYLQLMRCPNQENRTQEIAEISRSLKALAKEMGCPVVALSQLNRSLESRVDKRPNNGDLRDSGALEQDADLIMFIYRDEIYHPDSTEKGIAEIILGKQRNGPIGTVKVQYQANITRFEDRLSGHYAS